GCATGCAGTCTACGACAGGAATCGCCCGTCTGGACCAGACTCTCACCGAAGCCTGGCCGAAATAGGGGTACTCCCTGCCGTCTCTCCATTTGGAAAGACGAGACAACTGCATACTCAGGATATCCATAGTACTAGAGCCTGTTATGGACTTTCGCGCGCGCGGCGTTGCTGGTGAAAATCGGCGCACCCCAGGCGGAGTCCGAAGGCTGTGGCGGGTCCACCGTCGAGGGCGACAACGAAGTAGCGGTCGATTTTCCCCGCCCCCCAATATTCGTTTTCAGGGGACTGGGGCCAATTTTCCCGATCTCTTCGTCGCTCGCCGCTCGGATATGACCCGATATCCGTCGCGACAAACGCCGTCGCTCCGCAGCATCTCATATGTAAGCTAAGTGTAAGCTAAGCCTCGAGCACAAGGTGTCCTATATCGAGGGAATAAGCTCCTGCCCGGGAATAACCGCAATCACAGGCTTCTGCCCTCTGCGATAAAAGGCAGATCGCTCCCATTCCGAGATGCACCTAACAATAAGTTTCCAGGCAGAACAACGCTCTTAGAAACGCACAACAACGCTCTTAGAAACAAAGATAAGTCGCGACCCTTCGCCTTGTAACCCCGGGAGAGAGTGCGCGAAACTCTGCTTCTTTCCGACAAGACATTGAGGTCCTATCCCAGCTTCTATCTGAATGATCGATTGACGACAGACTCGTTGCTGAAGCGACCCTCTAACCGGAAGCACTCATTCTGTTTTGGCTACTCCAACAAAGAAACCTCTATCAGCAACATCGCGGTTCCCCCAAAAGAGGGAGATACTCCCTGACGATATATATGCAATATATGCATCCGGGTAATGAACCGATGGATTCCCTATTTGAGGACCGGATAGAGCCGAAAGCGGTAAAGTCAATCGGTTTTCATATCACCGGCGATATCACAAATGACGTGAAAACAAAAAATATCTTTCTGGGTGCCAAAATGATATTTTCCACTTCATTTTCCCACAAAAGTAATGTTACTTTTATCGCGTTGGATTAAGCATTGTCCATCCCTAGATGAGTACTTTAGTACCCGCCAAGGGCTGCTTATGACCCCTTTGCCTTCTCCCGAGACGACTCCTGGAAGGGCTCTTCTCGGCACTGGTGCCAAGCGGCAAACCATCACGGAGGTGAATCCATAGCCCGTATGTCAGTTGATACAAAGCAGCGTTATTGCTTTCCACTTCGCCTCTCTTCAACGATGCGCCGGCAGGCGAATGATCTGGCCCACAGTGAAGGACTTTCGCTGAACCACTTCATCAGCCTGGCTGTCGCTGAAAAAATCAGCCGCATGGAACATAGTTCGTGGTTAAAAGAACAGGCGCGGCCCTCACAAGAACCAATGACCTCTTCCTTGTTCCGGCGCCGCCCTTAGCCATTCTTTCCGCTTTGACTCTCGCCCGCTGCAACCAGGCCTCCCCAGGAGGACCGGCAGCGGGCACACTCGTCTTCCGGGATGAAATACAAGCAGGCTGCCCCGCAGTCATTGCCTGCAGGGCATGAAGCAGCAACTACTCGGCAATAGTCCCGCTGGAGGTACTTGCCAGAGTAATCGTCTTATCAGGGAGGAACGGCAGAAGAAAGTTATAGTTATAACTGACTGTTACCGACACGGTGCAGGTAATGCTGTTCGTGCCGTTGATCGTGTCGCAGGCCGCTCCTGTAGCGGTAGTGCCTGGCCAGCTTGTCGACACACTCAACTGGCTCGTGCTGATAAGGGGCGGAACCGTACTCAGGACAAAGTTGCTTACGTTCGTGGATGTAGCCATGCAATCGCCTGCGGTCGTCGTCGAGCAAGTCGTACCGGACCAGTACGAACCTCGAACAATGGCATATCGCGTGGCCTCCCGTGCCGCATTGGTCACATAATGTTGCGCATAAAGTGCCACGGACCCGGCGAGAATGCTGAAGATCGTCATGAGAACAAGGCTCAGCGTGATGGTGAATTCCACCAGCTCGCTGCCTGTTTCCTCCATCCATAACGATCGGAAGGAAGGCTGCAACGGCGTTCGCACCGCCATCCGCGCGGCTCCTCTTGCCATGATGCAGTGCAGGCTCACGCCTAATCCCCTCCCGAGCGCATTTCTACCGTCTTCTGCAGCACGATCGAACTGGGGATTCCAGGGTATGGAAAGATAGGCGTGTACGTATCAGACGCGCTTACCTGCGCATAATTCACATAGTTCTCGCCGCTGCAGGACACAGGCACAGTGACACAGTTGGTGCTGGATTGTGAACCATCGAAACATTCGCAACCGTAGGTTGCAGTCGTCGTCAACGCAGCAAGATTTGGAGCATCCGCCTTGACCGCATCTGCCATTCCAGCGGTATCGGATGGATTTTGCACACCATAGAGAGCTCCGGCATGGGCTGCCGACTCCACTTCAATGGCAATGGAGTAGGCGCGCCCGAAGTCGATGGCACCTGCCATCAGCAGCAACAGTATAGGCATCACCAGCGCCGTCTCGAGAAGACTGGAGCCACTCTCCGAACAGTCTCCCAGACTGCGCTGCGAAGCAGCATACCCTGGCCGCTTCGCGGCGGACAGGTTGCGAGAAAGACTATTGCACCAGTGAGACATCGTCACCATTGAGCGGAGATCCGCTTTGAAGAGTCGCATAGTTATTCCCGAAAGAGCTGATAATCGTAACGTTGAATTCGATATCCTTAGCTACGAGAATGTTGTAGTTATCGGAAATTGCAGCTACACCATAGCTGACCATCGCATCCGGCTCATAGACTGCGCCTTCCATCTTGCTCCCAACCAGCAGGTCCGCCACGAAAGTTCCCGTAGTCGTAACGTTAGGCGCCTGCATGAAGAGCATGCCACCATATTCTCCGCTCGTTGGAGCCGTAAGGCTGAAGCTAGTGAGTCCAAGAGTTGCTGGCGCAGTGATGGAAAATCCTCCGACCGATGTCGATGGAGAGTTTATATTTCCTTCGTTGTAGAACGTCACGCCATCACCCTGGATAGAAGAAAGAGCGGAAATCGTGATGTTCAGGCCGCCCTGCTGAACAAGCGAAAGCAACCCGGTCCCATCCCTGAGAATATAAGTACCCGGCTCAAAGATGACATTGGCCAACACCGCAGCTGTAATGTTGATCCCCCCGCAGTAGACCCCAGGATGGAAGATCACTGTGCTCCCCAGGCCGAGAATAATATTCACTGCATTGGAAGACCCGTAATACGGCGAAGTGAGGCTGGTGCCGCAAGCATTACTCGCGGTACTGGGAGCGAGAAGATAGGCCAGTGGATCATTCGGCTGCGGACGCGGGACACCAGTATGCGCCGGAGGTGTCACACCACAAAGTAGTCCGCTTGATCCTCCGGTCACGTTGACACTCGGAGCGTATACGAACAACGTTACCGGACATGAAAAGGCAGAGCTGGAGTTCGACTCATCGACCATTCCACAGTTGAATTTCTCGATTACGCCTATCGGCATCTGAATCGCATCTGCCCCCGTCTGATCCAACGCATAAATACATGGACCACCGATACCTCGTGCAGCTTCTGCACGTGCGGTCACAGCGACAGTGCTGACTCCAAAGATGCGCGCAAAATACGTTGGGACATAATCCGTAACTACCGCCTCTACATAGTTCTGCTTATTGGCATTGGGATCGCCGGAAACAGCACAGACCGGGTTATTAAGGGTCAGCGTGAGCCCTGTGCTCCCAGGCGTCGCGCAATTCAGACCTAAAGACGCCCCGGTAAAGCCATTCTCGGTAAGAGACTGTGAAGCCGCAGTCTGCATAGAAGGACAATCTGCCGTCCCCCCGCAAATGCGCACCTCGCTGGCCGCGGCCAGTGCCGCAGCATCGGCTGCTGTCTGCAGGTTACGCCGAACATAGCGGAGATGCCCCACATCAATCGCGAAACCGACAAAGCCGAGAATCATTGTCATGCAGAGAGCAACAACAATGGTCGTCTGGCCACGATCATTGCGCAGCAGGAAACGCAGCATGGCAGGATCTGCAATGCCACGCGAGCCGCGATTAGTTGCGCGTATCCATCTCAAGGGTGTGTCCGATCCTGGTTCCACTTTCCACGATCCTGCCCGCCGGGACTTCCAGCACACTGCTGATCTTCCAATGAACCGCAGTGATACGGTTCGGCACCAATGCATTCCACAGGTGAACGACACGATGCTTGCGATCAAGACCGATAACATCGATCGCAAACTTCATTCCTATGGTATGAACTCCCGAGGAAGGCTTAATCCAGAGCCCTTCCTCCGGAGCCAGTTGTCTGCGTCCAAGCAATCCGCGCATCCTGGTGAAACTGGTATTCGCGATCTCGATCTGGCCGCCGATGTTCTTTCCCGTGCTTTCATTCCGCACAGATATGACGCGCATGCTTTTCCCCCACAGCCTCAGGCTGTTTAGGCCGAATTCCGGCTGCGGCGGTAAATGATGATGCCGAGGACAACTACCGCCAGAACCCCTGCGATAAGACGAACCATTGTGACTGTATCCATAACGACTTATTCCCTCCAGCGATGTGGCTCAGTGAAGGCTGCAATGCATTCCGGCTGCAGCCTAAAACAGCCATGGTTAATGTGCGATATCTTTCAAGCTGCTTGCTATCTGCAAAACAGCCGGACCCAAAAGGACAATGAACAGACAGGGGAAAATACAGAAAACGAGTGGGAAGATGATCTTTACCTTGGTCTTTTCGGCAAGCTCTTCTACCTGTTGACGCCTTTTCGTGCGAAGATCGTCCGCAAAGGTACTGAGTGTCTTGACGATAGGTGTGCCAAATCGATCGGCCTGCGTAAGCATGCTGACGAACACCGAAATTTCGCGCACCTTGATCCTGTCAGCGAGATTCTGCCATGTTTCCATGCGCGGACGGCCAGCCTTCTGCTCCTGGTGAACTCGAGTCAGCTCATTCTGCAAATCGCTATGCGACTTGGCGATTTCGCTATTCACCCGAATCAGCGCCTGGTCCAGTCCGAGCCCTCCATCCACACAAATCACGAGCAGGTCGACCACATCTGGCAGGCTTCGGCGGATGCGGTTCCGGCGGATGCGGGCCCGCTCTGTAAGCCAGAATCCCGGAAATATGTATCCCACCGCTACAAAGACAAAGACCCAGAAAAGCGTGTTACTAGGAATGAAGCTGCCGAGAAATGCGCCGGCCAACGGAGTAAGACATTGCGCCGCGAAGTAAAAATCCGGAGCATTCGGTCCTCGATACCCCGCAGCCGCAAGACGATCGATAGATTTTGAACTTACAGAAAGTCCAAGACGAGTGCGGATATCATGCGCCAGCTTAAGAAGCCCATCTTCTAAGCGAGCTAGCCCATGCAGTCCTTCCCGATCGGGGTGATTTCCTCCTATCGCGGCGAGTACTCGCTGCGATTCCCGATTGCCGCGCGATAGAAAAGGGATCAGGAGAAGACCAATCAGGCAGAAGACTATAACCCCAATCGCAACGAAGAAAAGAATCTGCATCGGCGCTACACCTCAATCCCATGAATAATTTGCCGAATAATGAATCCACCGAGGAGAAGAAGGCCAAGACCTACATAAAGCATTCGCTTGCCTACTTCGGTATGAAAAAGCACCTTTGAGTAGCCGGGGCTCACTAAATTGATGAGGGCAAGAAGTCCTACAGGAAGAAGACAGAGAACCCAACCTGTAAGTCGGCCCTGTGCCGTGTGGGTACGAATATCACGCTGGATACGAAGTCGATCGCGCATAATCACGACCAGCCGCTCCAGTATCTCGACCAGGTTGCCGCCTGTATCTCGCTGCACAAGAAATGCAGTAATCATCACCCGTAGATCTTCCGAGGGCATCCGCTCCATCATCTGATTGAGAGCTTCCCTCAGGGGCAAACCATAATTCTGCTTTTTAAATACCTCTGCGAACTCTGTCTTGGCAGGCTCCGGAGATTGCTGCGCAACGATATCCAGTGCCGCAACGACAGAATGACCGGCACGAAGCGACCGCGCACAGGTTTCTACACACTCTGGGAGCACCGCGTTAAAGGCTGCAAGCCTCTTCTTCTGTCGATAGCGCAGATAACTTAGTGGAATGCATCCCATGGCAATCGCTGCAGGAATTGCCATCCACGGAGTACTGAGCTCGAGCAGGATCATTAGAAATCCTGCGGCGCCAAGAACAACAGATAACATGAGTACCGCAGACACGGTGGTCTTAACCTGACTGCGCACGACAAGAGTCGCAATCCTGGCCGCGAATGCCGACTTAACCAGAATTGGTTTCATCCAGCCAAGTACATCCCGCTCCTGCGCAAGCAAACTCTCAGCCCCTGGCAGAAGGATGTTTTGCAGATCAGAAGGCGCAGTGACCACCTGCCTGATTCGACGATCAACGGCAGCCTGCGCAGCTGTTGGTCTCAGTGCAAGCGCAAGAGCCCCAAAGACAATAGACAAGGTGACGAGAAAAACTACGGATATCAGCAGCATGCAGTTCTCCTCTCAAACCTCAACGGCGTGCGTAAGAAAATCAGACGGCAGCGCTATGCCGCATGCAGCCAGCTTCTCTGCAAAACGCGGAATAATTCCTGTGGAATAAAATCGTCCTTTTACCGTTCCAGCCGAAGTAACGCCCTTTCGCTCAAAAAGGAAGAGATCGTTCATGCTGATGTTTTCGCTGAAGGAGCCGGTAAGTTCTGTGATGTGTGTGATACGCCGGCTACCATCGCTCAAACGCGCAACCTGAACAATCAGCTGCACTGCAGATGCGATCTGCGAACGGATGGCGCGCTCCGGCAAGCGAATATCGCCCATCATCGCCATCGTTTCCATACGCGAGAGCGCATCTCGTGGCGTGTTCGCGTGGATGGTCGTCAGCGATCCGTCGTGCCCCGTGTTCATCGCCTGCAACATATCGAGCGCTTCTTCACCGCGAACCTCACCGAGAACAATGCGATCCGGCCGCATGCGCAACGCATTGATCATGAGTTCACGCTGGCGGACTGCCCCACGGCCCTCAACATTCGGCGGTCTTGTTTCCAGGCGAACGACATGCTCCTGCCGCATGAGCAATTCTGCCGAATCTTCAATGGTGACAATGCGTTCATTGCCGTGAATGAAAGACGACAAAATGTTCAGCAATGTCGTTTTGCCCGTTCCGGTGCCGCCTGAAATGACGATGCTCACCCGGGCCTGCACCGCACAGCGGAGCAAATTGAGCATCGGCGCTGTCAGGGTATTGGAACGCAAGAGATCCTCTGCAGCGAGAGGGGTATTACCAAAACGGCGAATAGAAAGAATAGGTCCGTCGATGGCCAGAGGCGGAATAATGACGTTGACACGCGAGCCATCCGCCAGCCGGGCATCCACCATCGGAGAAGATTCGTCGACACGGCGGCCCACCGCAGAAACGATCTTCTCGATGATGTGCATAAGATGACGGTCATCTTTGAAAACAACATTTGTCTTTTCAAGAAGGCCACGCCGCTCTACATAAACAGCGTTGTGCGTATTGACGAGGATGTCGTTCACTGTTGGATCGTGCAGGAGTGGCTCGAGAGGGCCCATCCCGAACACTTCATCCAGCACCTCTTGTGCCAGCTTGTCTCGCTCTGTCACGCTCAGTGGAATGCCATGTTCGACAAGCAAGCGCTGTATCAAGAGAAAGAGCTGCTGCTGGCCAGAGCGCGTATCGTTAAACTCGCTCAAGCGATCAAGATCCAACCGTTTGATGAGTTCTTTATGCACAGCCGACTTGATCTGCTGCTGGAGCACCTCCGGCACACCGCGCGTGTTATGCGGGATTCCGCTGTCACCACCGCTCAGGGTCTCTTCTGTCGCACTCATTGGATATTTCCTCAGCATCTCGGCATCCCAACCACTTATCTCCAGAGCGATAACAATGGTTTCACCCGCTTGGCGCTCACCTCACTCAATGGCGCACCTGCAATCGCTTCGGCCCACTTTGCAAAACGACTTGCCAGTGGAGACTTAGTTCCAGGCATGATTGGCTCCCCAAGATTTGCCGTCTTTGCAAGCTCGAGATACGCATTCGGAATGCGTAGTTTGATCGGCAGCTTGACTGCCTTTTCCACCTGCTCGACAAGAGCAGGATCCAGATCCGAGACACGGTTCAGTGCAATCTCGATCTTCTCGGCGGAAGCATCCAGCAGAAGGAAGCGGTCAATATAGCGGGAAAGATTGCGCAGTGATCCAACATCCTGCGTGGAAACCAGGTAAATGCGCTGCGATGCTTCTATGACCGGCATATTGTGCTCTTCCTGCCGGATATCACAGTCGAAGATGATGTAGTCGTATTCGCAACGCAGGAACTCCAGCGTCTTTGTCAAGGCATCGCCATCCATGGCTCGTGCCCCGCAGCTATCCAACGATGAGAGAACATCCAGGCCCATCGGATGACGGCCTATAAAGCCATGCAGTAACTGGCTGTCGAGGCGATTAAAGTTTTTAACCACTTCCTGAAACTGAGACTTTCTTCCATCCATACCAAGATAGACACAGACGTGCCCAAGCTCCTGGCAATGGTCTACGAGAAGAACGCGCTTGCCTTGCATCTGCGAGAGGAATACGGCCAGGTGCACCGCAAGAGTCGTCGTCCCTACTCCGCCTTTTACTCCGAAGAGAGAAAGAATCGAACCAGACTGTGGCTCCTTGTAATGCGTGCTGAACCATTGCCGCTCAAGCCGGTCGAAGAGATCATTCAGCGTGACTTCCTGCAGAGGGGTCTCCAGGAACTCACTGCATCCCGAGCGCATGGCTACGAGAATTTTGGCAGGGTCTTTACTCTTAGCCAAAGCAACGACGGTGATTTTCCCGGCAAACATCTGCGTGAGATATTGCGCAGTCTCAATTGCCTCTTCCGTGGATCGGCTGAAATCGACGAACGCAATACAGATCTCGGCAGACTTGATGAGTGGAGCAAAATAAGGCCGCTTATCCGGTGAGATATAAGAAGTGAACGTAGCCACTTCACTGCGCCATGTTCTTTTCTTTATCGCATGGTTCAAGCGATCCACGGTATCAGCCCCAAGACAGACAGCAATCACCATAGGATCTGGAACTTCCACCCTATTACCATTGAAAGGCAAAACCCGGCCTCGCATCATATTGTTTAGCATCAGTTAGACTTCTTCTTCTGCAATGATTCGTCGAATTGCTTGGAGTCGATAGAAGGAACCGGAAGATTCGGCTCGCTCATATTCGAGCTTTCCGTGATCGGATTTACGACTTCCGGGGTGACGATCACAATCAGCTCTGTTGTTGAGTGATTCAGATTTTTGGACTTGAACAGCTGACCAAGAATGGGGATGCTCGAAAACCCTGGCGTGCGGCTATAAGCGTCTGTCGTGCGACGATCGAGCAAACCCGATATGGCAAAGCTCTGGCCACTGCGAAGCACGACCTGAGTTTCTGCACGCCGCGTTGAAATGGCGGGGATATCATACCCGTCGATACTCACCTCGTTCGTGTAATCGAGCGCGCTCACTTCCGGTGCGACCTTCAGCTGGATCGTGCCGTCGACATTCACCACTGGCGTGAAATCGATCTTCACCCCATAAGGACGAAACTGAATACTGATAGAAGTGAGACCGCCGGTAGTTCCCTGCACCACCGGGAATGGAAACTCACCACCGGACAGGAAACTTGCTTCCTTTCCGCTGATCGTAGTGATGGTGGGCTCTGCCAGTATCTGGAGGATCTGCTTCGTCTCAAGATCCTGCAAGGTGGCGCCGATATTGAGCGACGAACTGTAGAGCAGAAAGTTGAGCGGACTGGTGTAAGACGCTATCTTGTTTCCGACGGATGCAGAGGTTCCGCTACTGGAACTGCTAGAAGACGATCCGTTCGTTGAAGCCGTGAGGGTGGACGGGAATTGTGTGGTTGTTGTTTGAGCAAGTGTATTGCCGCCGACATTGAAGAAGTTAAATCCGAACTGCATAAGCTTTTGCCTATCAACTTCGACGATGCGGACCTTTAGACGAACCTGCTTGACCGCTGCCGAGTTCACACTCAATGCATTGAAGACATTCTTCGAGTACATCCCGGCCAGTTTTCCTGCCGCATCGGAGTCTTCAGGTGTCGCAACCATGCCTGAAAGCACGATGCGGCCGCCATCGCCCTGTACGTCCACATTCTCTCCGGGCAAAGAGTGTTGTAAAGATGTTCGCAACTGCTCAAGATCGAGATCCGAAGAGATGAGATAGGGCTGAGATTCTCCCGATTCATCCCATACCACCAAAGAACTCACGCCATAATCCTTGGAACTGACCAGCACCTGGTTCGGACTGGCAACATAGGCAGAAATCACACCCGGATTACTTACATAAATTCTGCTCAGGCGATGACGCGTGTTGATATACATCGATCGCCCCACGACCATATGCATCGCCTGTTCATTCGGAGCAGCGCTGGTAAAGTCTGCAGGCTGCGCCGCAACCGCAGAAGCAGAGAGCACCGCCTGTGTCCTGCTCTGCGCCCATGCGCCTGCAGCGACTGCAGTCAGCATGAAAGGCAGGAGCAACGCCTCAAAAGATTTCATTACGCCGCCGGCATATTTCTTCACTGGAAGCTCTCCGTAGTGGACTTATCTCCGCTGATCACCTGAACGTTATATTTCGCAGGCGCGGGGGTCGCTGCTACGGCTCGCACATGGGGATGAGCTTTTGGCTGCGGCAAGCGATTTACTGCATCGGGCTGCCCAAGCGAAGCAAGCTGAATGGGGGCAGCGGCGGATTCCGCCGAGTCCGTCCCGTTTCGCAGCACGAAGTGAACACGACCCTGTGCACTGGCAAGCACGACTCGCTCAGCATCCTGAGGCGAGACCAAGAGCGTCACCACATCGACTGGCGCAGGTTTTCCCTGCGGGTCAGGCTCCATCTTCTGGCCCGCGGTAAGAATTTCCGCATCCTGCAAAACGGTAGATGTTACAGGCATGGCGGAAGACGGCATCGTATAGGTAACAAGCACATCGACATGCGTGCCCGGAAAGAGGAAGCCCGCAACACCTACGACCTGATCCGACTTAAGGGAAAGAGCCCGCATACCGGGCGGAATCTTATTGGAAAGCCCCGCGCCGGAACCGGGTGCGGCGAGCTGGCTTTCGAGCAGTGGCTGACCGGCAGCGACAGGAAAAAGCACAACACGGCCAATTACATCCTGAGGTCGCACGAAGGCTCCTACCAACGCCATCGAGTTCGGCCATGCAATCTGCTTGATATCGGCCGCGGCGAGCACAGATCCAGCATCCAGCGCGTGCGCAGCTGCATAGTACTGCAACCGTTGCCCGCTGTGAGCGTGCGCCAATCTACCTGCGATCCATAGCGTAAAGATGCCCGATACCAGAACAGCGATCAAAAGAGCCACGAGAAGCCGGCGTGTTTTCATATTGGTCAGCCTCGGCTTCCCTGAAGATAGAGCGTGATGCACGCACCTGCCGCGATGGCGATGCCATAGGGCAGCCGCAACGCAGACTGATTCTGGACATTCAATTCCTCATGCGGCTTGAGACCGCTGCGGAGGTGATGCCCTAAAAGCGTGCCCATATTCTTCAACGTAGAGCGAAGCGCTCCTCTACGAAGAATGAGCATCATGGCCAGCACTCCACCGGTGAGGGCAGTAAATACCAGCAGATACGGCAGCTGCGCGAATCCGGCGAGTGCGGCGATAGCGGCGATCAGCTTCACATCTCCGCCGCCCATTCCTCCGGCAAGAAAGAAGAGGAAGAAGACGAATCCTGCGATAAGACCGGCTGCCAGCGAGGTAAGCATGCCAGACCAGCCGTCCATGCCGAAGTGGAGAAGAATCCCGACTGCAAAGGCCGTCAGGCACAGGAGATTTGGAATTCTTCGCGTTCGCACATCCCAGACAGCAGCGATGCCGGCGAAGGCAGATGCTGCGGCGCAGAAGACCACCTGGTGATCTTGCATCATGTTGTGTTCCCTAGAAAGTGTTCGCAGCGATCAAGGTGTGGATGATGCCGGCAGCTATCGAGCAGGCGTCACTCAAGGCATAGAGTCAAACAAAAGAACAAAACGACAGGGATACTTCCGATAAGTTGTGCCTGGGGCCTCGCATAAGCGATAGCCCCGGCGCATGTGGCGCAGCTACTCACTTAGCCAGCAGCAGTCGTCAAATCGGTATCAATAGCGGTAAACACTTTTGCAATATCGGTGGCCAGCGTCTGCAAAGCGGTGACTGAAACAAGGCCAACCAGGCCGGCAACCAGTGCGTATTCGATCAGGTCCTGGCCCGACTCATCCGAGATCAGGCGATTCATGATGGCTTTCATGTTCTTCACGGGATTACTCCTTCAAGGCAATAGTGAAATGGAGAGACTCACACACGTATGAGACGGATAGCTCACGGTGCGCACGGCATGGAATTTCTGGGTGACGTGAAAAGGCATCGGGGGTGACGCCAATTGCGGGAGCACAATAAGAAACTACGTTTCTCGATTACTCCAGCGAGCCTTCGCCGCCTCTCTTCTACGACGTGGCCATCTGCCTCTTACCTGCTCTCATTGCATTCTTGCGATCATGCATGAGTTATTGGCTTTGATATGCCATCATTTAACCACGGCCATTACTGATTGCAAGTACCACCTGCACAAATATCACCGTTTTGATATCACTGGCGATACCTGGTAACCATCCGCAGTTATCTTACTCACAAGGGAAGTCTCGTTTCTTCCATGACATCTTATTTCCATAGTCAACCGGGGGAGAGCGGAATATGATGAGATGCTTATTTCATTCCTCATCCGAACGATTACTCACGATGCTTCCTCTCCATCGAAACGCTCTTGAAGCACTCGCACTCGGCTCCGGAGTGGCAGGCATATTGTCCCTGGCTTCGGCCTTCTTTTGGTGGACGTCATCTCGCCGCTCTCTTCACAAGAAGATGCAGGAGGATCACGAGCGTTCGCTGGAGTTCGCCTCACAACAACAGAGCTTCCAGCTGCAAAACGATGCCCTGCAGCGAGAAATCCGTCAGCGGCAATGGATGGAAGCAAAGCTGATGCATCTGGCATTCCATGACAGCCTGACAGGGCTGGGAAATCGTGCCTTTCTGCTCGAGTCTCTGCAGGCACCACACGAGACTGGCCCGCGCAGAGACAAGTCCACCCGATATCTCATGCATCTTGGCCTGGACAGATTTCAATCCGTCAATGATCTCTTCGGGTATCAAGCAGGCGACCTTCTACTAAAAGAGGCTGCAGAACGGTTAGAAGGCATCCTCTCCGATGAAGACATTGCGGTTCGCTTGACTGCAGACGAATTCTGCATCCTCTTTGGAAAGATCACCTCCCATGACCAGGCCATTCGCATGGCGATCCGCCTGCTGCGACTGATGGAGAAGCCCTACACGCTGCAGCAACAGGAATTTCCGGTCACGGCGAGTATCGGCGTGTGCGAACTGCAGCCGCGCTACTCCGACGGCGAAGAACTGCTGCGCGCGACGGCTACCGCATTGACGCGAGCCAAGAAGCAAGGCGGCAACTGCTATGTCTTTTACGACCGCGTCATCTTTGAAGATACGCTGCGTGCGATTGATACGACTCTGCAACTCCGCACCGCGGCAGAGCTCAATCAATTCGAACTTTATTACCAGCCGCTCGTCGACATGCGTGATCTTTCCATTTACGGGGTAGAGTCTCTCATTCGCTGGAATCACCCCACCAGAGGGCTCCTGGCGCCAGGAGCCTTTATTCAGTTGGCTGAAGAATCCGGATCGATTCTTCCCATGGGTATCTGGGCCCTCAAGCGGACGGCGGAAGATATTCGCACCATTCAGCAGGAGTTACACTGCGACCTGGTTTTCAGCATCAATGTTTCCAGCCCTCAACTGGAAGATCCAGACTTTCTCCGCCACATCCGGGAACTTACGAACACCTGCGGCATCGATCCTTCCCTGCTGCAACTTGAAATCACGGAAAGCGTTTTTGTGCGCG
The Silvibacterium dinghuense DNA segment above includes these coding regions:
- a CDS encoding type II secretion system F family protein → MLLISVVFLVTLSIVFGALALALRPTAAQAAVDRRIRQVVTAPSDLQNILLPGAESLLAQERDVLGWMKPILVKSAFAARIATLVVRSQVKTTVSAVLMLSVVLGAAGFLMILLELSTPWMAIPAAIAMGCIPLSYLRYRQKKRLAAFNAVLPECVETCARSLRAGHSVVAALDIVAQQSPEPAKTEFAEVFKKQNYGLPLREALNQMMERMPSEDLRVMITAFLVQRDTGGNLVEILERLVVIMRDRLRIQRDIRTHTAQGRLTGWVLCLLPVGLLALINLVSPGYSKVLFHTEVGKRMLYVGLGLLLLGGFIIRQIIHGIEV
- a CDS encoding DUF192 domain-containing protein, producing MRVISVRNESTGKNIGGQIEIANTSFTRMRGLLGRRQLAPEEGLWIKPSSGVHTIGMKFAIDVIGLDRKHRVVHLWNALVPNRITAVHWKISSVLEVPAGRIVESGTRIGHTLEMDTRN
- a CDS encoding pilus assembly protein TadG-related protein, producing MLRFLLRNDRGQTTIVVALCMTMILGFVGFAIDVGHLRYVRRNLQTAADAAALAAASEVRICGGTADCPSMQTAASQSLTENGFTGASLGLNCATPGSTGLTLTLNNPVCAVSGDPNANKQNYVEAVVTDYVPTYFARIFGVSTVAVTARAEAARGIGGPCIYALDQTGADAIQMPIGVIEKFNCGMVDESNSSSAFSCPVTLFVYAPSVNVTGGSSGLLCGVTPPAHTGVPRPQPNDPLAYLLAPSTASNACGTSLTSPYYGSSNAVNIILGLGSTVIFHPGVYCGGINITAAVLANVIFEPGTYILRDGTGLLSLVQQGGLNITISALSSIQGDGVTFYNEGNINSPSTSVGGFSITAPATLGLTSFSLTAPTSGEYGGMLFMQAPNVTTTGTFVADLLVGSKMEGAVYEPDAMVSYGVAAISDNYNILVAKDIEFNVTIISSFGNNYATLQSGSPLNGDDVSLVQ
- a CDS encoding type II secretion system F family protein, whose amino-acid sequence is MQILFFVAIGVIVFCLIGLLLIPFLSRGNRESQRVLAAIGGNHPDREGLHGLARLEDGLLKLAHDIRTRLGLSVSSKSIDRLAAAGYRGPNAPDFYFAAQCLTPLAGAFLGSFIPSNTLFWVFVFVAVGYIFPGFWLTERARIRRNRIRRSLPDVVDLLVICVDGGLGLDQALIRVNSEIAKSHSDLQNELTRVHQEQKAGRPRMETWQNLADRIKVREISVFVSMLTQADRFGTPIVKTLSTFADDLRTKRRQQVEELAEKTKVKIIFPLVFCIFPCLFIVLLGPAVLQIASSLKDIAH
- a CDS encoding TadE/TadG family type IV pilus assembly protein, translating into MAVRTPLQPSFRSLWMEETGSELVEFTITLSLVLMTIFSILAGSVALYAQHYVTNAAREATRYAIVRGSYWSGTTCSTTTAGDCMATSTNVSNFVLSTVPPLISTSQLSVSTSWPGTTATGAACDTINGTNSITCTVSVTVSYNYNFLLPFLPDKTITLASTSSGTIAE
- a CDS encoding TadE/TadG family type IV pilus assembly protein, which encodes MRLFKADLRSMVTMSHWCNSLSRNLSAAKRPGYAASQRSLGDCSESGSSLLETALVMPILLLLMAGAIDFGRAYSIAIEVESAAHAGALYGVQNPSDTAGMADAVKADAPNLAALTTTATYGCECFDGSQSSTNCVTVPVSCSGENYVNYAQVSASDTYTPIFPYPGIPSSIVLQKTVEMRSGGD